In the Pontibacillus sp. HMF3514 genome, TCATATGTCCTATTTAGATATCATCCTTCTATCGCTTGGTATTTTTATTGTCTATTATATAAAGAAGTTTCTGGATAAATCGGAAACATCTCACAAAAACTTAACGTTTCCTTTGGAACAGATCACCTCCTTTTTAAAAGAAAATGGAGGAAATCATATATCCCATTTAACCTTACTACAAGATAAAGAAATATTTTGGGGACAACAGCAAAAGGTATTAATTGCATATAAACGTATTGCTAATAAAGTTGTGGTATTAGGAGATCCTATTGGAGAAAAACCCTATATAAAAGAAGCTATAAAAGAGTTCTATGAATATAGTGAACGTAACGGATTAACCCCTATATTTTATCAAATCAGTCCTCAATTTATGCCCTATTATCATGAAACAGGCTATAAATTTCTAAAGCTAGGAGAAGAGGGGAAGGTTAACCTCCAAAGCTTTTCTATATCAGGGAAACAAGGGGCAAAATTACGAACAAGATTTAATAAGTTTGCTCGGAATTCTTACACATTTAGTGTTGTTTACCCGCCTTATACGGAAGAGCTTCTGTCAGAGCTAAAGCTTGTTTCAGATTCATGGTTAGGAACGCAGAAGGAAAAGGGGTTTTCAGTCGTATCTTTTTGTGAAGAATATGTTTCCTGTTATCCTATCGCTCTTTTATCTGATCCAAATGGCGACATTATTGCCTTTGCAACATTAGCAACTGACTACAAAGAAACCATTATCATCGACTTAATGAGAAAAGCTTCAGATAGCCCCCATGGAACGATGGATGTATTATTCATTCATACCTTCCAATGGGCAAAAGAAAAAGGCTATCAAACCTGTAGCCTTGGGATGGCACCTTTATCAAATGTTGGTGATTGTAAATATTCGCGTATAAGTGAAAAGCTTCTTCACTTTGCGTATCTCCACGGAAATTCAATTTATAATTTTAGAGGACTTAAAGCTTTTAAAGGTAAATTTGCTAGTACATGGGAACCGAAGTATTTAGCTTACAAAAAAACATTCCTCCCAGTTACACTTATACAATTACTCTTACTCATTAATAAACAACCAACCCCTAAATATAAGGTAGTTGAGAAAATTAAATATTTATTATCAAGAACAGGATAATGCATGAAAGAACGATTGGCTTGGTTATAATGTAACCAAGCCTTTTTCGTTGAAAAGTAATGTTAGCCACCTTATTGCTGAAAATTCACACTTCCTAACGTGTAAAATTAAAACTGGTGAGGTTATTTATGAAATCATACATTTTGCCGGATGGTCAAAATTCGTTCAATTTATTTTCGACTGTACATCTTGTTACGCTGTTGGTAGTTGTTAGTGTGGCAATATTGATGCTTTTCTTTCGGGAAAAATTACGAACCAAGCCTTATTATTTTATTGCTCGCTTTTCGTTATTTATATTGCTGCTCCTTTCGGAAATCAGCTTGCATGTGTGGCTATATTGGATAGATGCATGGGAATACAAACACTCCCTTCCATTCCATTTAAGTAGCATTACTTTGCTTTTATCAGCTTTTTTGCTTTTAACGAGGCGTTTTTCTATATTTGAATTCACCTATTTTGCAGGCCTTGGAAGTGCTTTACAGGCAATGATTACTCCAGACCTTAATGCGTACACCTTTCCCCATTATAGGTATGTTCACTTTTTCATCTCACATGGGGGAACCGTTCTTTCCAATCTTTTTATGGTATTTGTGGAAGAATTCCGCCCCACAGTTCGCTCTATTTGGAGAGCTTTCTTGTGGTTAAACACCTATGCCTTCGTTCTCTTCTTTGTTAATTTGTTTATTGGCGGAAACTATATGTACTTATTGAGGAAGCCCGCCAACCCTTCCATTCTTGATTATTTAGGTCCTTGGCCTGGTTATATTCTATTGCTTGAAATCATCACTATTGTGACTTTTTTTATTCTTTATTTACCTTTTTGGATCACAGATTTCAAAAAGAGACATTAATACACGGCTACTCAACTGTGTACTACATTTGCCTTTTCACTTCTATATACAAACAGCTTACAAATTTTTTCGTATTAACACTTTGATTAGGTGCACGAGGTGTTTGATCTTTTTTCAATTCATGGATCATTTTCGTTACCTGGCTGAATTCAAAAAGCTTCGTCGCATAATGTTCAAATGTCGGATTCAAATAATCACTCAAACCTAGTGATGCTATGTGTTCTATTGCCAGTTGTATAGCACGTCGAACCCTTTGTTCAATTGCTTTGACTTCTTTTTTTATTGCGTCCTTTTGTGCGTCAACTCCTAATTTTTGTTCAGCTACTTTTGAAAACACCTCTTTTAAAGAAGGGAATTGAAATTGCGTCGACTCAGAACTTTTTTCATATTCATATATAACTTCTAAAATATTAAGTAAGTCCTGGCTGCCCTTCTCACCTATAATCCCTAGATCTGAAAGTACATGATTCCCGATTTGTTGAATGTTTGTTTCCCTATATGGTTGAACCTCACTTTTAGTTGGAGGCTGATGAAGTGACCTCAAGGTATGTTGTATATTTTCAATGGAATTTTCTAATTGGATACGTTCCCTTACTTTTTGCAGGACACTGATAACCTCTACCCTGTTAATAGGCTTATTGATGTAATATTCAATACCTAAAGAAAAAGCTTCACCTACAAATTCTTTCGATTCAACCTGTGAAATCATAATTATTTTCCCATTAAATCTAGATAGAGATCGTATTGTTTCGATTCCATCTCGCTCAGGCATTAAGATATCGATGAACAAGATATCTACCTTGTGATTGAGAAGTATTCCATCATCTACATGGATCCCATCATCACGTTCTCCAACGACTTCTCCAAGATTTTCACCCTCTATAATGTCAGTTATCATAGTCCGAATTGATAGATCGTCATCTGTAATAAAGTATTTCATCATGTAACTCCTTCCCTTTCGTAGTTAACCCATGTCTCCTTACGTCCCGAAAAAGAATTGAGGTTATTTTACAAGTTGGTTTATCGGTAACTGAATCTTAAATGTGCACCCTTCATGGTGATTTTCAAGTAAAATGCTTCCCTCTAAAGATTCAACAAGAGATTTCACATAAGATAATCCGATACCAGTTGAAGGTTCACCTGAAATATCATACTTCGTCGTAAAGCCATGCTCGTACATTAAATAATGGTATTTTTCAGGCACTCCTGGACCGTTGTCAGAAACTCGAAACTCTACGTGTTCCCCTACTTTTAAAATATGTATACAAACCTGTCCACTTTCTTGTATGGCTTCTACGCTGTTTGATACAAGATTATTTATGAGAGACAACGTTGTAAACGTTTGATAAAAGTCATGCTCACCATCAACTTTTAAATCAAAATGAATTTCTTTACCTAGTAATTGAGCATATTTTTGATTAGATTTCACAACGAGTTCACCTATCTCAACTACATTCATGACATCTTTAATATCCTCATGGGAAATTAATCGTGATAACCCTGCAAAAATTCGATTATTATCCTTTTTTATTTCGTGTACTTGACCCGCAATCTTTAAGGCATCTTGAGAATATGGGTTCATATCAGAAGTATGATTCTTTAACTGACGATATAGGTTATAACTGTCTCGTGTAACGTTTTCTGCATGATGCATTGTCTTCTTTAACTGTATGGACTCTTCATATAAGTTTGAGATTACTAAGGCCATCTTTTCATTCCGCTTCCGTTGTTCCTCTTCCTTCATTTTTGTTTCTTTTAATAAAGAAATATTAAAGAACCCAACTACAAAAAAACTTCGAATAATAGCAATCATGAATATTTCAACCATCATGATGAAAGTAAATGAATTATTTAACAGAAGGAAACGAAAGAGAATTTCGCTTAAGCTCGCCACAACTTCAATCAGTACTCCGAAAACACCAATCCACATCGGCTGTTCGTAAAAGCGGGGTATTTTAGCTAAAGAAAAAGCAATACCATAGGTGAAGTAATAAAAAAAGACAGGAGCATGAATTCTAAATGTTTCCTCCCATCCATACGTCTCCACAAATAGCTCATCTAAGATTAGTCGGAAAACGACTACAAAAGCTCCTACAAATAAGCCTGATATAATTGGATTGATCTTACGAATCCACAATAGAAAAAGAAAAAAGACTGGTGTTCCAAAGCTGACACGGAAGTCTCCATTAAACGGATGAAACTTAAGTTCACCAGCAAGTGGAACAGCAACTAACATGATTCCAAATATAATTAAGTTTTCTTTAAAATCTCTTTTATTCATCATTCTCATATTTTAAATGATAAAAAAATCGAAGGCTATATGATTTTTCAAACCTTTACAATTATCAGAAATATCAAAATATATTTTATGTTTAAAAATAGAATTTTGTAGGATTTTATAGTTCGTATTCTACAATCGATTTATCACTATTAAAGGAGGAAAATCATGCAAGGGAAAAAGCTATTATCTATGATATTGATTTCGTTTGTTCTAGCTATTGCTTTAGGGGCTATTTTTGGTCCAGCAATAGAGATTGTAGAGCCACTAGGAACAGCATTTCTAAGATTGATTAAATTTATTATTGTACCACTAGTACTGACATCACTGGTTGTTGGTGTTGCGAGTACTGGTGATATGAAAAAATTAGGTAGAATGAGTATTAAAACAGTAGCTTATTATTTAGTTACAACAGCATTTGCTATTACGATTGGTATAATCATAGCAAAGATTATGGCGCCTGGAGCAGGTTTGGATATCTCTATACCTGATCAAACAGTAGAATCAAAGGAAGCGCCTGGTCTGGTTACGACATTATTAAACATTATACCTACCAATCCCATAGAATCCTTAGTAGAAGGTAACATGCTTCAGATTATCTTCTTTGCTATTTTTATTGGACTAGGAATTACCTTAGTTGGTGACAAAGCAAAAGGTGTATATCAATTTTTTGACGGCTTTGCGGAGATCATGTATAAGGTGACTAATATCGTAATGAAACTTGCACCAATTGGTGTATTCGGCCTCGTAGCTCCTATTGTAGGAGAATATGGATTGTCTGTTTTACTTCCACTTTTAAAGGTTATTTTGGCTGTAGCCATTGGAGCACTTTTACATGCATTGATTACTTATTCCACAACGGTAAAATTGTTAGGGAAAATGAGCCCGGTCAAATTTTTCAAAGGTATTGCCCCTGCTAGTTTAGTCGCTTTTAGTACACAAAGTAGTTCAGGTACACTCCCTGTTACGATTAAATGTTCTGAAGAAAATTTAGGTGTCTCTAAAGAGACAAGTAGTTTTGTTCTACCACTTGGAGCTACCATAAACATGGACGGAACAGCATTGTACCAAGGTGTATGTGTGCTTTTTGTTGCTCAGTTCTATGGAATTGACCTTAGCTTGGGTCAATTACTTATGATTGTATTGACAGCAACGCTTGCTTCGATTGGAACAGCAGGAGTCCCAAGTGCAGGGTTAGTTATGCTGACGATGGTTATGACATCTGTTGGTCTTCCATTAGAAGGTATCGCTCTTATTGCAGGAATTGACCGAGTTCTAGACATGTTTAGAACATCTGTCAACGTAACAGGAGACGCTTCAGCCGCAGTTGTCGTGTCTTCCCTAGAAGGGGACCTAAATCATGACTCAAGCATCAACCAAACTCCAACAACAGAAGGATATACTGGATAAGGTATATATACATTAATATAAAAAGCTGCCTCATAAGGATTAACACATTATGAGGCAGCTTTATTTATATTCATTACACTCCATGACTGCTCAATACCTCTTTCGAGAAAGTGCCTGTCACCTCCCGAATGGTGTCGAATTAAACGTTGATGTTCGATATATTTCGGGTAGTGACAGGCACTTTTATTATTCCAAGCATTTTTTTATACATTTAGGGACATATGTCCTTTAAAATCCATCCTTCTTCCTTTTAAATAGATTCAGGATAGGAGGATGCAATATGAAAGGTGCTTTATTTTCACTGTTTGGTGGATTATGTATTACCATGCAGGGCATTTTTAACGCAAGGATGAGTGACGCAATTGGTGGTTGGCATACAACTTCCATGGTTCACATTATTGCCTTTATCATAGCTATGTCTGTATATATGAATGTAAGAGATGGGAAAGGGAGAAGTTTTAAGAAGGTGCCCTTTTTATATTTGATTGGGGGATCATTTGGAGTTATTGTTGTCTTTTCAGAACTGACAGCGATTCATAAAATAGGTCCAGCCTCTGCCATCGCCATACTTCTCGTTTCACAAATCCTAACAGCCTTTGTTATAGAATCAAAAGGATGGTTCGGTGAAAGGAAAATTCCAATAACATTACGTCAGGGAGTAGGTCTTACGATGATGCTTGTCGGGGTTATCCTTTTCCAACTATAAAAGAAGGAGTTTATACTGTGAAAGAAATACAGCCCATTAATATAGCTTCATACATGAGACAATATAAACTGGATGGGTTATTTCCTGAGTATTTTCAAAACCATATCAAGTTATATGGTTTTCAGACAGGAGATGTTCTTTTTTCAACAGGGGAAGAACTAAGTGAACTATATTTTCTTGTAGAAGGGAAAATTAAGATTTTCACTCTATCTCCTGAAGGAAAGTCTTTAATTAATCGATTTAAACGTCCACTCGCTCTTATTGGTGATGTTGAATATGTCAAAGGGAATGTGGTCATGAATTCAGTAGAGGCGGTCACGGATGGGTTCATGCTTGCAGCCCCTTTCTCTGAATTAGAAAAACTTGAACAGGACCATCCCGCTTTTATACGTTTCTTACTGGAAACCGTTTCTCATAAATTTTATACCGAATCTCATACGACGAGTATGCACATGCTCTATCCAGTTGAAGTTCGACTTGCAAGCTATTTGTTATCGATCTCCTCTTTAGGGGAAGGGACGATGTTTCATCAGGAAATGCGAACTTCGAATTTAAGAGAGCTGGCAGAATGGATTGGTACGAGTTACCGTCATCTGAACCGTGTGTTAAAGAAGATGGCTTCAGACAATATTATTGAACGGTCTAATGGTTCTATTATCATTCAAGATCTCGATAAACTCAGTACTCTAGCGAACGGGAATATATATGAATAGGAGAGCTTCAGATGATAGGAATAGTATTAGCGATTATAGCGGGCATCTTAATTAGTCTTCAAAATGTATTTAATGCTCGAGTAAGCGAAAGAACGGGCCCTTGGGCTACAACGAGCCTTGTCCTAGGACTAGGGCTCGCCTGTTCATTAGTCGTCTTTTTTTCCATTGAGGAAAAAAGTCTTCTAGAATTCGGGAACGTGAACCCCATATTTTTATTTGGCGGTGTCTTTGGTGTAGGAATCGTATTCTTTTTGATGAGAGGTGTAACGCTGATAGGCCCGGCCTATGCAATCTCCATCGCCCTCATCTCCCAAATCGTTATTGCCTTTACAATTAATACGATTGGCTGGTTCGGCTTTGAAGCTTCTGCTCTTACTTGGCAGAAGCTCCTTGGGATTACGTTGTTGATTGGCGGAGTGCTTGTCTATAAGTTAGAAAAACAAGCAGATCATTAAGAATTCAGTTCGTGCCTGCCCCCCTTTTCCTGTGAAAATAAAATTAAATCATTTGAAAAAAGGTTTATATTTTGTCTATACTATTAGAATTCGCTTTAAATATATGACACGATAGGAGTGTTATAGTTGTCGAAAGTACTAAGGGTCTTTCTTTTATTAATTATTGCAGGAGTATTCTGGAATTCTTATGGAGATAGCATAAAACAATCTGGAATAAATGGGGCTTTTGAAGAAATTCAAGAAGATATTGATGAAATAAAAGAGAATCCAAAAGTAAGCAGTGCAATCACTCAATTTGAACGAGAACTTCGGTATATAATGAGACAGTTCCAAGAAACATTAGAGGGAGTCCAACAACCAGAATCAGATCCACCAGCACCTGAAAAACCAGAACTAAATACACCTAATCAGCACTCTTTTTCCATTCATAATATTGAAATTGGAGATACACGTGCTGAAGTAGAACAAAGTGTGGGTACACCCAAGCGTAGTTCTATGAATGAATATGGTGTTCAATGGGTGACGTATCATGAAAATTATCATAACTTTTTTATGACTGCTTATAATGAAGAAAATAAAGTGGTTGGTTTATATACAAATCAGGATTTATTAACATCTAAACTTGGAATTAACTTTACTAGTACGAGAGACTCTGTGCTTGAAACGTTAGATGAGCCTCTTCAATCTATAAGAAAAGGTTTTACTCGTTATAAGTGGCAAAGTAACGAGGAATATGATGTATTTTCCATTAACGAGAATTATGTAACTATTTTTTATGACAAACATCAGAGTAACAAAGTAACAGCCATCCAAATCATCAGTTCCGAGCTCGAGCAAAAAAAGAAAGGGTTCTACCCTGACCCCAGCGATCAGCTAAAGAAAGGGTTTGAATATCAATTATTCGATATAACCAATGCAGCAAGAGTTAAACATGATCTATCACCTTTATCATGGGCTGATTCAGTAAGAAAAACAGCTCGTGCTCATAGTTTAGATATGGCTGAAAACAACTTCTTCAGTCACGAAAATCTAGAAGGTCAATCGCCTTTTGATCGAATGAATGAGGATAATATTCCATTCATCACGGCTGGAGAGAACATCGCAGCAGGTCAACTGAGTAGTATTTACACCCATGCAGGGTTAATGAACTCACTTGGACACAGAAAGAACATTTTACATTCGAAGTTTGAAATGCTCGCTGTAGGAGTAGCTTTTAATGAAGACTCAAGACCATATTATACGGAGAACTTTCTAACAAAATAACTAAAACAAAAGGTTCCTTGTATAAAAAATTACAAGGAATCTTTATTATTAAAGTGAGAATTTTATAGATATCCTACTAATTATAGTGACTTAATAGCATCATTGATCTCTTCAGAACCTTTTACAACCTGATATTCCTTCCCAACCGTCGAATCATTTTCTAGACTTGCAACGATCACACTTGCTACATCTTCTCTTGGAATTTCATCTCGGTCCACTCGAGGTGCTGCCTTCACTTTTCTAGTTCCTTCATCATTCGTTAGCCTTCCGGGATGTATAATCGTATAATCCAAATCTGTTGATTTCAACCATTCATCTGCATAGTGCTTTGCAGCTACATAAGGTGCAAATGAGGACGAGGCAGATTGTATAGCTTCGCGTGTAGTGTCATAGGAACTAATCATGACAAAACGCTTTACGCCAGCTTTTTCTGCTGCCTTCATAGTTTTAACAGCACCGTCTAAGTCAACTAAGACAGTTTTATCTGCCCCTGTATGCGGTCCAGAACCTGCTGTGAAAACAATGGCATCTACTCCTTCAGCAGCTTTGGCTATTGGACCTATATCTCCTTCCAAATCAACAACTGCGGTTTCTGCACCCATATCTTCAAAATAAGACGCTTGCTCTTCTTTACGAATCATAGCTTTAGCATCTAGTTGATTATGATCTTGAATAGAGGAAACGAGATGCTTTCCAATTTGACCGTTTGCTCCAACAATAAGAACTTTCATTTACCTCATCCTTTCTGTGTATCCTGATATATTAAGCATATATATGAATCAGCTTACACTTGTATTAGGCTAGCACATTTGTAATGTACCCACTGAAATGAACCGTAAAGCATGGTTGATGTGCTTAAAGCTCTTATTGTGAACAAATTTTTACTTTCTCTTATTCTCTACTTTTGCTTGCTTTTCAGCTATTTTATTTCGTTCTCCGCCATCGGCTAATTCTTCAGTAAATTCGTGATCCTGATTTTCATATGTCTCCGGTGATAAGTTATTATTCATTCCTGCTTCTTCATTCCATTTTCTCTTATCCATTTATGGCACCTCCAAGATTTCTTATTAGTGTGCCATGATTAACTCATTATATAATTAATTTGTTAATGCCCCTTGTGTTATCTAACAACTTCAAGCATTACAATTAAAATACATTTGGAGTGACAATATTTTTATAAACATTACTCCTTACAAATCCAGGAGCTTCACGCTCATTAAAGTATTTCAATTTTTCTTGTTCTAACTCTGGTATTGAATCTATTTCCCCTTGCAAGTACTGACGCAACCTTCTTCTAGTTGTGTCTATACGCGCTAATAATCCACCATAACGAATATCTAGCGTTTCCCACCCGAAAGGCTTATGATAGTTCATCCACTCATCACAATGGAAAGTTCGTAACGTTT is a window encoding:
- a CDS encoding phosphatidylglycerol lysyltransferase domain-containing protein, coding for MSYLDIILLSLGIFIVYYIKKFLDKSETSHKNLTFPLEQITSFLKENGGNHISHLTLLQDKEIFWGQQQKVLIAYKRIANKVVVLGDPIGEKPYIKEAIKEFYEYSERNGLTPIFYQISPQFMPYYHETGYKFLKLGEEGKVNLQSFSISGKQGAKLRTRFNKFARNSYTFSVVYPPYTEELLSELKLVSDSWLGTQKEKGFSVVSFCEEYVSCYPIALLSDPNGDIIAFATLATDYKETIIIDLMRKASDSPHGTMDVLFIHTFQWAKEKGYQTCSLGMAPLSNVGDCKYSRISEKLLHFAYLHGNSIYNFRGLKAFKGKFASTWEPKYLAYKKTFLPVTLIQLLLLINKQPTPKYKVVEKIKYLLSRTG
- a CDS encoding TIGR02206 family membrane protein; translation: MKSYILPDGQNSFNLFSTVHLVTLLVVVSVAILMLFFREKLRTKPYYFIARFSLFILLLLSEISLHVWLYWIDAWEYKHSLPFHLSSITLLLSAFLLLTRRFSIFEFTYFAGLGSALQAMITPDLNAYTFPHYRYVHFFISHGGTVLSNLFMVFVEEFRPTVRSIWRAFLWLNTYAFVLFFVNLFIGGNYMYLLRKPANPSILDYLGPWPGYILLLEIITIVTFFILYLPFWITDFKKRH
- a CDS encoding response regulator; translated protein: MKYFITDDDLSIRTMITDIIEGENLGEVVGERDDGIHVDDGILLNHKVDILFIDILMPERDGIETIRSLSRFNGKIIMISQVESKEFVGEAFSLGIEYYINKPINRVEVISVLQKVRERIQLENSIENIQHTLRSLHQPPTKSEVQPYRETNIQQIGNHVLSDLGIIGEKGSQDLLNILEVIYEYEKSSESTQFQFPSLKEVFSKVAEQKLGVDAQKDAIKKEVKAIEQRVRRAIQLAIEHIASLGLSDYLNPTFEHYATKLFEFSQVTKMIHELKKDQTPRAPNQSVNTKKFVSCLYIEVKRQM
- a CDS encoding ATP-binding protein, coding for MMNKRDFKENLIIFGIMLVAVPLAGELKFHPFNGDFRVSFGTPVFFLFLLWIRKINPIISGLFVGAFVVVFRLILDELFVETYGWEETFRIHAPVFFYYFTYGIAFSLAKIPRFYEQPMWIGVFGVLIEVVASLSEILFRFLLLNNSFTFIMMVEIFMIAIIRSFFVVGFFNISLLKETKMKEEEQRKRNEKMALVISNLYEESIQLKKTMHHAENVTRDSYNLYRQLKNHTSDMNPYSQDALKIAGQVHEIKKDNNRIFAGLSRLISHEDIKDVMNVVEIGELVVKSNQKYAQLLGKEIHFDLKVDGEHDFYQTFTTLSLINNLVSNSVEAIQESGQVCIHILKVGEHVEFRVSDNGPGVPEKYHYLMYEHGFTTKYDISGEPSTGIGLSYVKSLVESLEGSILLENHHEGCTFKIQLPINQLVK
- a CDS encoding dicarboxylate/amino acid:cation symporter yields the protein MQGKKLLSMILISFVLAIALGAIFGPAIEIVEPLGTAFLRLIKFIIVPLVLTSLVVGVASTGDMKKLGRMSIKTVAYYLVTTAFAITIGIIIAKIMAPGAGLDISIPDQTVESKEAPGLVTTLLNIIPTNPIESLVEGNMLQIIFFAIFIGLGITLVGDKAKGVYQFFDGFAEIMYKVTNIVMKLAPIGVFGLVAPIVGEYGLSVLLPLLKVILAVAIGALLHALITYSTTVKLLGKMSPVKFFKGIAPASLVAFSTQSSSGTLPVTIKCSEENLGVSKETSSFVLPLGATINMDGTALYQGVCVLFVAQFYGIDLSLGQLLMIVLTATLASIGTAGVPSAGLVMLTMVMTSVGLPLEGIALIAGIDRVLDMFRTSVNVTGDASAAVVVSSLEGDLNHDSSINQTPTTEGYTG
- a CDS encoding DMT family transporter, encoding MKGALFSLFGGLCITMQGIFNARMSDAIGGWHTTSMVHIIAFIIAMSVYMNVRDGKGRSFKKVPFLYLIGGSFGVIVVFSELTAIHKIGPASAIAILLVSQILTAFVIESKGWFGERKIPITLRQGVGLTMMLVGVILFQL
- a CDS encoding Crp/Fnr family transcriptional regulator, with protein sequence MKEIQPINIASYMRQYKLDGLFPEYFQNHIKLYGFQTGDVLFSTGEELSELYFLVEGKIKIFTLSPEGKSLINRFKRPLALIGDVEYVKGNVVMNSVEAVTDGFMLAAPFSELEKLEQDHPAFIRFLLETVSHKFYTESHTTSMHMLYPVEVRLASYLLSISSLGEGTMFHQEMRTSNLRELAEWIGTSYRHLNRVLKKMASDNIIERSNGSIIIQDLDKLSTLANGNIYE
- a CDS encoding DMT family transporter translates to MIGIVLAIIAGILISLQNVFNARVSERTGPWATTSLVLGLGLACSLVVFFSIEEKSLLEFGNVNPIFLFGGVFGVGIVFFLMRGVTLIGPAYAISIALISQIVIAFTINTIGWFGFEASALTWQKLLGITLLIGGVLVYKLEKQADH
- a CDS encoding CAP domain-containing protein gives rise to the protein MSKVLRVFLLLIIAGVFWNSYGDSIKQSGINGAFEEIQEDIDEIKENPKVSSAITQFERELRYIMRQFQETLEGVQQPESDPPAPEKPELNTPNQHSFSIHNIEIGDTRAEVEQSVGTPKRSSMNEYGVQWVTYHENYHNFFMTAYNEENKVVGLYTNQDLLTSKLGINFTSTRDSVLETLDEPLQSIRKGFTRYKWQSNEEYDVFSINENYVTIFYDKHQSNKVTAIQIISSELEQKKKGFYPDPSDQLKKGFEYQLFDITNAARVKHDLSPLSWADSVRKTARAHSLDMAENNFFSHENLEGQSPFDRMNEDNIPFITAGENIAAGQLSSIYTHAGLMNSLGHRKNILHSKFEMLAVGVAFNEDSRPYYTENFLTK
- a CDS encoding SDR family oxidoreductase, translated to MKVLIVGANGQIGKHLVSSIQDHNQLDAKAMIRKEEQASYFEDMGAETAVVDLEGDIGPIAKAAEGVDAIVFTAGSGPHTGADKTVLVDLDGAVKTMKAAEKAGVKRFVMISSYDTTREAIQSASSSFAPYVAAKHYADEWLKSTDLDYTIIHPGRLTNDEGTRKVKAAPRVDRDEIPREDVASVIVASLENDSTVGKEYQVVKGSEEINDAIKSL